The Oreochromis niloticus isolate F11D_XX linkage group LG15, O_niloticus_UMD_NMBU, whole genome shotgun sequence genome includes a region encoding these proteins:
- the LOC100710691 gene encoding guanine nucleotide-binding protein G(I)/G(S)/G(O) subunit gamma-5 — translation MSGSANVVAMKKVVQQLRLEAGINRVKVSQAAADLQQFCLQNAQQDPLLTGMSSSNNPFRPQKVCSFL, via the exons ATGTCTGGATCGGCCAACGTCGTAGCAATGAAGAAAGTTGTCCAACAGTTACGCCTTGAAGCTGGCATTAACAGAGTTAAG GTGTCCCAGGCCGCTGCGGACCTGCAGCAGTTCTGCCTCCAGAACGCCCAACAGGACCCTCTGCTCACCGGCATGTCGTCCAGCAACAACCCCTTCAGACCGCAGAAAGTCTGCTCCTTCCTATAG
- the spata1 gene encoding spermatogenesis-associated protein 1 — MELSCASARYIEDRRPHSCKLLELHVLFVPADQWNVKLNKVPAEATESFISAGFIRIYPDVTLKTLRSELGALLGAQRSVDKFSFLKCVGRSLALVKGKQEQDLKVKAFAPPYATQPELYLLPAVENDSSVCSRSLTPDTSSSSPDHQIYYHAPKTCSRATGTKEPIKFPHIPQYSHQPPPTHRLEEEDEEEEEEEEEEEDDRSYNSLEGGGEKEGETLSSIRRAEQDCFRGQKQRAPQLALHSKDFQQCVADSAQVKELPEKEETCRKKKQNQRGNRAARHSGVAESLEDRDSGFSLTDGVGKPKEEHALKSIRNNRTAGLSESLAPLSQPARCVSPPSGLDLVTHETAASPVLHTNREELISEIKLVREERKQLERTRQELLRKGKDLLAQNRHRRNQARDSWKKKYFEAKKATAPLDENLRNLRQELETFYNKVLHQLQARDNRAKPRHQGRSSIKNELIIQIMTESHEIDNLKRKVEDAKMKLVTEIKLRKQAATEVRALKAELAQKKSQSSHPGLMGNPPRHGAQVQSSATQFRINCT; from the exons aTGGAGCTGTCTTGCGCGTCAGCGAGATATATAGAGGACAGGAGACCTCACAGCTGCAag CTTCTGGAGCtccatgtgctgtttgtgccaGCTGACCAGTGGAATGTGAAGCTCAATAAAGTCCCTGCTGAAGCCACAGAGAGCTTCATATCAGccggcttcatcag GATTTATCCTGATGTTACCCTGAAAACTCTGAGGAGTGAGCTGGGCGCTCTCCTTGGTGCACAGAGGAGCGTCGACAAATTCTCCTTCCTTAAATGTGTGGGGCGCAGTCTGGCGCTG gtcaaaggCAAACAGGAGCAAGACCTGAAAGTGAAAGCGTTCGCCCCACCCTAT GCCACGCAGCCGGAGCTTTACTTGCTGCCCGCTGTGGAGAATGACAGCAGCGTATGCTCCCGGTCTCTCACCCCTGACACCAGCAGCAGCTCCCCAGACCACCAGATCTATTACCACGCTCCCAAAACATGCAGCCGGGCAACAGGAACAAAGGAGCCCATCAAATTCCCCCATATCCCCCAGTATTCCCATCAGCCACCTCCCACACACCGGCTagaagaagaggatgaagaggaggaggaggaggaggaggaagaagaggatgaTAGGAGCTACAACTCTTTAGAAGGAGGCGGGGAGAAGGAAGGTGAAACGCTCTCCTCCatcaggagagcagagcagGACTGTTTTCGAGGGCAGAAGCAAAGGGCACCCCAGCTTGCTTTGCACAGTAAAG ATTTCCAGCAGTGTGTGGCTGATTCAGCTCAGGTGAAGGAATTGCCAGAGAAAGAAGAAACctgcagaaagaagaaacagaacCAAAGAGGAAACAGAGCAGCCAGACATTCAGGAGTAGCCGAGTCCCTGGAGGACAGAGATTCAGGCTTCTCCCTAACAGACGG ggtTGGGAAACCAAAAGAGGAACATGCGCTGAAGTCCATCAGAAACAATCGAACAGCCGGG CTGTCAGAAAGTCTAGCTCCGTTGTCTCAGCCTGCCAGATGCGTATCACCACCTTCAGGTTTAGACTTGGTCACCCATGAAACGGCTGCTTCTCCAGTCCTTCACACAAACA gggAAGAACTAATCAGTGAAATCAAGCTGGTGCGGGAGGAGAGAAAGCAGCTGGAGAGGACGCGACAAGAGCTGCTGCGAAAGGGGAAAGACTTGTTAGCCCAGAACAGACACCGCAGGAACCAAG CACGTGACAGCtggaaaaagaaatattttgaaGCCAAGAAGGCCACAGCGCCATTGGACGAGAACTTGAGAAACTTGAGACAAGAACTGGAGACGTTTTACAACAAAGTCCTGCATCAGCTGCAGGCCCGAGATAACAGAGCAAAGCCCAGACACCAAGGAAGATCCTCCATAAAG AATGAGCTCATCATTCAGATCATGACTGAGAGCCACGAGATTGACAACCTGAAGAGGAAGGTAGAAGATGCCAAGATGAAGCTGGTAACGGAGATAAAG TTGAGAAAACAGGCTGCCACTGAGGTCAGAGCCCTGAAGGCTGAGCTGGCTCAGAAGAAGAGTCAGTCATCTCATCCCGGCCTGATGGGAAACCCTCCACGGCACGGAGCACAAGTCCAAAGCAGCGCCACCCAGTTCAGAATAAACTGCACATGA
- the ctbs gene encoding di-N-acetylchitobiase, producing MLSFLVILCSLLAACRSSVCPCERPELCQQIREEKDFEVFIFDVGGKTWKSYNWSMVTTVAVFGKYDAELMCYAHSKGARVVLKGDVPLSYIVDQDNRTAWITDKVMLAKSQFMDGINIDIEQAVEEGSSEYYALTSLVKETTEMFHREIPGSQVSFDVAWSPKCIDKRCYDYVTIAESCDLLFVMSYDEQSQITGDCIAMANAPLRQTLDAYDQYLNLKISPKKIVMGVPWYGYDYPCLNFSQEGVCSIEKVPFRGVPCSDAAGKQKPYKWLMKQVNSSMSGRLWDDEQQAPYFNYKDQNGQIHQVWYDDPQSICPKADSVMSKDLRGIGMWNANILDYSDDPDARQQTTMMWNALLGC from the exons ATGTTGAGCTTTCTTGTGATTTTGTGCTCGCTCCTGGCCGCCTGTAGGTCCAGCGTGTGTCCGTGTGAGAGACCGGAGCTCTGCCAGCAGATCCGCGAGGAGAAAGACTTCGAG GTGTTTATATTTGACGTGGGTGGAAAGACATGGAAATCCTACAACTGGAGCATGGTAACAACAGTGGCAGTGTTTGGAAAATATGATGCTGAGCTCATGTGTTACGCTCACTCCAAAGGTGCACGGGTCGTCCTCAAAG GTGACGTCCCCCTCTCCTACATTGTGGACCAGGACAACAGAACTGCGTGGATAACAGACAAGGTCATGTTGGCCAAGAGTCAGTTTATGGATGGGATTAACATAGACATTGAACAAGCTGTGGAAGAGGGCTCATCAGAGTACTATGCCTTAACATCTCTGGTCAAAGAGACCACTGAGATGTTTCACAGGGAGATCCCAGGTTCTCAG GTGTCATTTGATGTTGCTTGGTCACCAAAATGCATTGATAAGCGCTGCTATGATTACGTAACTATTGCCGAATCCTGCGACTTGCTGTTTGTGATGTCCTATGACGAGCAGAGCCAGATCACCGGCGACTGCATTGCAATGGCAAACGCTCCTCTCCGTCAGACACTCGATG CTTATGACCAGTATTTGAATCTGAAGATCAGTCCAAAGAAGATAGTGATGGGAGTGCCATGGTACGGCTATGACTATCCATGCCTCAACTTTTCCCAG GAGGGAGTGTGCTCTATAGAGAAAGTGCCTTTCCGTGGAGTTCCTTGCAGCGATGCTGCTGGAAAACAGAAACCTTACAAGTGGCTCATGAAGCAGGTCAACAGCTCGATGTCAGGCAGGCTCTGGGACGACGAGCAGCAGGCTCCCTACTTCAATTACAAG GACCAGAATGGACAAATCCATCAAGTTTGGTACGATGACCCACAGAGTATTTGCCCAAAGGCGGATTCGGTGATGTCTAAGGACCTGAGAGGTATTGGCATGTGGAACGCCAACATCTTGGACTACAGTGATGATCCGGATGCCAGGCAACAGACAACAATGATGTGGAACGCTCTTTTAGGATGCTAG
- the LOC100534459 gene encoding LOW QUALITY PROTEIN: vitellogenin-2 (The sequence of the model RefSeq protein was modified relative to this genomic sequence to represent the inferred CDS: deleted 1 base in 1 codon), protein MRVLVLALAVALAVGDQSNLAPGFASVKTYMYKYEAVLMGGLPEEGLARAGVKIRGKVLISATSANDYILKLVDPQLLEYSGIWPKDPFHPATKLTTALATQLSTPVKFEYTNGVVGRLAAPPGVSTTVLNIYRGIINLLQLNVKKTQNVYEMQESGAHGVCKTNYVIREDARAERIHLTKTKDLNHCQEKIMKAIGLEHVEKCHDCEARGKSLKGTASYNYIMKPAPSGSLIMEAVAREVIEFSPFNILNGAAQMESKQILTFLDIENTPVDHARYTYVHRGSLQYEHGSEILQTPIHLLRVTHAEAQIVSTLNHLVASNVAKVHEDAPLKFVELIQVMRVARFETIESLWAQFKSRPDHRYWLLNAVPHIRTHAALKFLIEKLLANELSETEAAMALLECLHSVTADQKTIELVRSLAENHRVKRNAVLNEIVMLGWGTVISRFCKAQPSCSSDLVTPVHRQVAEAVETGDIDQLTVTLKCLDNAGHPASLKTIMKFLPGFGSAAARVPLKVQVDAVLALRRIAKREPKMVQEIAAQLLMEKHLHAELRMVAAMVLFETKLPVGLAASISTALIKEKNLQVVSFVYSYMKAMAKTTSPDHVSVAAACNVALRFLNPKLGRLNFRYSRAFHVDTYNNAWMMGAAASAVLINDAATVLPRMIMAKARTYMAGAYVDAFEVGVRTEGIQEALLKRRHENSENADRITKIKQAMRALSEWRANPSSQALASMYVKVFGQEIAFANIDKSKVDQLIQFASGPLRNVFRDAVNSVLSGYATHFAKPMLLGELRLILPTTVGLPMEISLITSAVTAASVDVQATVSPPLPVNYRVSQLLESDIQLRATVAPSLAMQTYAFMGVNTALIQAAVMTKAKVYTAVPAQIKARIDIVKGNLKVEFLSLQGINTIASAHAETVAIARNVEDLPAARSTPLISSETASQLSKASLNSKISRMASSVTGGMSASSEIIPADLPSKIGRKMKLPKTYRKKIRASSRMLGFKAYAEIKSHNAAYIRDCPLYALIGKHAASVRIAPASGPVIEKIEVEIQVGDKAAENMIKAIDMSEEEEALEDKNVLLKIKKILAPGLKNTTSSSSSSSSSSSSSSSSNKSSSSSSRSSSSQSSSSRSHRSRSRKSQSSSSQSSRSPSSSSSSSSSSSSRSSSRSSSRSSSRSSSRSSSRSRTKMADIVAPIITTSTRVSSSSSRSASNSSSSSASYLLSSSKRRSRSSSSSSSSSSSSSSSSSSSSSSSRSSKNSKRSKSSNSKSSSSRSSRRSAQSKQQLLALKFRKNHVHRHAISTQRGSSHSSARSFDSIYNKAKYLANTLTPAMSIAIRAVRVDHKVQGYQLAAYLDKQTNRLQLIFARVAEKDNWRICADIVQLSSHKMMAKIAWGAECKQYSTMIVAETGLLGHEPAARLKLTWDKLPGSIKHYAKRALKSIVPIAQEYGVNYAKAKNPRNQIKLTVAVATETSMNIVLNTPKAIIYKRGVCLPVALPIGNTAAELQATRDNWADKMSYLVTKANAVECSLINNTLTTFNNRKARDELPHSCYQVLAQDCTPELKFMVLLKKDQIQDQKQINVKISDIDVDMYRKNNAIAVMVNGVEIPNSNLPYLHPSGNIHIRQSNEGITLNAPSHGLQEVFLGFNELRVKVADWMKGKTCGACGTASGNVGDEYRTPSEQVTKDAISYAHSWVLSSNTCRDPSECSIKQESVKLEKRVIFEGVESKCYSVEPVLQCLPGCIPVRTTTVNVGFHCLPSDTTVDRSGLSSFFEKSIDLRDTAEAHLACRCTPQCA, encoded by the exons ATGAGGGTGCTTGTACTAGCTCTTGCTGTGGCTCTCGCAG TGGGGGACCAGTCCAACTTGG CCCCAGGATTCGCCTCTGTTAAGACCTACATGTACAAATATGAAGCGGTTCTTATGGGCGGCCTGCCTGAAGAGGGCCTGGCTCGAGCTGGGGTTAAAATCCGGGGCAAAGTTTTGATCAGTGCAACAAGTGCCAACGACTACATTCTGAAG CTTGTAGACCCTCAGTTGCTGGAGTACAGTGGCATCTGGCCCAAAGATCCTTTCCATCCAGCCACCAAGCTCACCACAGCCCTGGCTACTCAGCTCTCGACACCGGTCAAGTTTGAGTATACAAACGGCGTTGTTGGGAGACTGGCTGCACCTCCTGGGGTCTCCACAACAGTGCTGAATATCTACAGGGGCATCATCAACCTCCTGCAGCTGAATGTAAAGAAGACACAGAATGTCTACGAGATGCAAGAG TCTGGAGCTCATGGTGTGTGCAAGACCAACTATGTGATCAGGGAGGACGCGAGGGCCGAACGCATTCATCTGACCAAGACCAAGGACCTGAACCACTGCCAGGAGAAAATCATGAAGGCCATCGGCTTGGAACACGTAGAGAAATGCCATGATTGTGAAGCT AGAGGAAAGAGCCTGAAGGGAACTGCTTCCTATAACTACATCATGAAGCCAGCACCCAGTGGTTCTCTGATTATGGAGGCTGTCGCTAGAGAGGTCATCGAGTTTTCACCTTTCAACATTTTGAATGGCGCTGCTCAGATGGAGTCTAA GCAAATTCTGACCTTCCTGGATATTGAGAACACCCCTGTGGATCATGCCAGATACACCTATGTTCACCGCGGATCCCTGCAGTATGAGCATGGCAGCGAGATTCTCCAGACACCCATCCATCTTCTGAGGGTCACCCATGCCGAGGCTCAG ATTGTCAGCACTCTGAACCACCTGGTAGCCTCCAACGTGGCCAAGGTCCATGAAGATGCCCCTCTGAAGTTTGTTGAGCTCATCCAGGTGATGCGTGTGGCCAGATTTGAGACTATTGAGTCCCTCTGGGCTCAGTTTAAATCTAGACCTGATCACAG GTACTGGTTACTGAATGCTGTCCCCCACATTCGCACTCACGCTGCGCTTAAGTTCCTCATTGAGAAGCTCCTTGCTAATGAGTTAAGTGAGACTGAAGCTGCTATGGCTCTCTTGGAATGTCTGCACTCTGTGACAGCTGACCAGAAAACCATTGAACTTGTCAGa AGCCTGGCTGAGAACCACAGAGTGAAACGTAACGCTGTGCTCAACGAGATTGTGATGCTGGGCTGG GGCACTGTAATTTCCAGGTTCTGTAAAGCGCAGCCATCTTGCTCATCTGATCTTGTGACA CCTGTACATAGACAAGTTGCAGAGGCTGTTGAAACTGGTGACATCGATCAGCTCACTGTCACTCTCAAATGCCTGGATAACGCTGGACATCCTGCTAGCCTTAAGACAATCATGAAGTTCCTGCCTGGCTTTGGCAGTGCTGCTGCCCGAGTCCCACTCAAAGTTCAGGTTGACGCTGTTCTAGCCCTGAGGAGAATTGCAAAGAGGGAACCCAAGATG GTCCAGGAAATAGCTGCTCAGTTGCTCATGGAAAAGCATCTCCATGCAGAACTGCGTATGGTTGCTGCCATGGTGCTCTTTGAGACTAAACTCCCCGTGGGTCTAGCAGCTAGCATTTCCACAGCCTTGATCAAAGAAAAGAACCTGCAGGTCGTTAGCTTTGTCTACTCTTACATGAAGGCCATGGCCAAGACCACATCCCCTGACCACGTTTCTGT TGCTGCAGCATGTAATGTTGCCTTGAGGTTCCTCAACCCCAAATTAGGCAGACTGAACTTCCGCTACAGCCGAGCCTTCCATGTGGATACCTATAACA ATGCCTGGATGATGGGTGCTGCCGCCAGTGCCGTCTTAATTAACGACGCTGCAACCGTGTTACCAAGAATGATTATGGCCAAAGCCCGTACTTACATGGCCGGAGCttatgttgatgcttttgag GTTGGAGTGAGGACTGAGGGAATCCAGGAGGCTCTTTTGAAAAGACGACATGAAAATTCTGAGAATGCAGACAGGATCACCAAGATTAAACAAGCCATGAGAGCT CTTTCTGAGTGGAGGGCTAATCCTTCGAGCCAGGCCCTGGCCTCTATGTATGTGAAGGTCTTCGGACAAGAAATTGCATTTGCCAACATTGACAAATCCAAGGTTGACCAGCTTATCCAG TTTGCCAGTGGACCTTTGAGAAACGTATTCAGAGATGCTGTGAATTCTGTGCTGTCTGGTTATGCAACACATTTTGCTAAACCAATGCTGCTCGGTGAGCTCCGTCTCATCCTTCCCACCACTGTTGGGTTGCCCATGGAGATCAGCCTCATTACATCCGCTGTGACTGCTGCATCTGTTGACG TCCAAGCCACTGTGTCACCACCTCTGCCTGTCAACTACCGAGTTTCCCAGCTTCTGGAGTCCGATATCCAACTGAGGGCTACAGTTGCTCCAAG TCTTGCCATGCAGACCTATGCATTCATGGGTGTGAACACCGCCTTAATCCAGGCTGCAGTGATGACAAAAGCCAAAGTTTACACAGCTGTTCCTGCACAGATAAAAGCAAGGATTGACATTGTTAAGGGCAACTTGAAGGTTGAGTTCCTGTCACTCCAGGGCATTAACACAATTGCATCTGCACA TGCGGAGACGGTTGCCATTGCAAGAAATGTGGAAGACCTCCCAGCCGCAAGAAGCACACCACTGATCTCATCTGAAACTGCATCACAACTTTCAAAGGCCTCTCTCAACTCAAAGATCTCCAGGATGGCATCCTCTGTGACTGGTGGCATG TCTGCGTCATCTGAAATCATTCCTGCTGACCTGCCAAGTAAGATTGGGAGGAAAATGAAACTCCCTAAAACCTACAGGAAGAAAATCCGTGCTTCAAGCAGAATGCTAGGATTCAAGGCCTACGCTGAGATTAAATCTCACAATGCCGCCTACATCAGAGACTGCCCTCTCTACGCTCTGATCGGAAAGCATGCTGCTTCTGTTAGGATTGCTCCAG CTTCTGGACCAGTCATTGAGAAGATTGAAGTTGAGATTCAGGTCGGAgataaagcagcagaaaatatgATTAAAGCGATTGACATGAGCGAAGAGGAGGAAGCTCTTGAGGATAAGAATGTCCTCTTGAAAATCAAGAAAATACTGGCACCTGGTCTCAAGAACACCACATCATcttcctccagctcctccagctcctcttCATCCAGCTCTAGCTCCAACAAGTCTTCTTCATCCAGTTCCCGCTCCAGCAGCTCCCAGTCATCCAGCTCTCGTTCCCATAGGTCTCGCTCCAGAAAGTCCCAGTCTAGCAGCTCTCAGTCAAGCCGCTCTCCCTcaagctcttcctcctcttcctcctcttcatcatccaGATCTTCTTCCAGGTCATCTTCCAGATCATCTTCCAGATCTTCTTCTAGGTCCTCCTCTCGCTCCAGAACTAAGATGGCTGACATTGTTGCTCCTATTATCACGACGTCCACCAGAGTGAGCAGTTCCTCCAGTCGATCAGCCTCTAACAGCTCCTCCAGCAGTGCTTCATACTTGCTCAGCTCATctaaaagaagaagcagaagcagcagcagcagcagcagtagcagcagcagcagcagcagcagcagtagcagcagcagcagcagcagcaggagtaGCAAGAACAGCAAGCGCAGCAAGAGCAGCAACAGCAAGTCATCAAGCTCTAGATCCTCTCGGCGCAGTGCTCAGTCTAAG CAACAACTGCTTGCCTTGAAGTTCAGAAAGAACCACGTCCACAGG CATGCCATCTCCACACAGCGCGGCAGCAGTCACAGCAGTGCCCGCAGCTTCGATTCCATCTACAATAAG GCCAAGTACCTCGCTAACACACTCACTCCTGCCATGTCCATTGCAATCCGTGCCGTGAGAGTCGACCACAAGGTCCAGGGATACCAGCTAGCAGCTTACCTGGACAAACAGACCAATAGACTGCAGCTGATTTTTGCCAGAGTCGCTGAGAAGGACAACTGGAGAATCTGTGCCGACATTGTGCAGCTGAGTTCGCACAAGATGATG GCCAAGATTGCCTGGGGTGCTGAATGCAAGCAATACTCCACCATGATTGTAGCTGAAACTGGTCTTTTGGGTCATGAGCCCGCAGCCCGCTTGAAGCTGACCTGGGACAAACTGCCAGGAAGCATAAAGCACTACGCAAAGAG GGCGTTGAAATCCATTGTCCCTATTGCTCAAGAATATGGAGTAAACTACGCAAAGGCCAAGAATCCTCGTAATCAAATCAAACTGACTGTAGCTGTTGCTACTGAGACAAGCATGAATATTGTGCTGAACACACCAAAG GCAATCATTTACAAGCGTGGGGTGTGTCTACCTGTTGCTTTACCAATTGGAAACACTGCTGCCGAGCTGCAAGCGACCCGGGACAACTGGGCTGACAAGATGTCCTATTTGGTTACCAAAGCTAACGCag TTGAATGCTCCCTCATCAACAACACACTGACCACATTCAACAACAGGAAAGCTAGAGATGAGCTGCCACACTCGTGCTACCAGGTCTTGGCTCAGGATTGCACACCAGAACTCAAATTCATGGTTCTGCTGAAGAAAGACCAAATACAGGATCAGAAGCAGATCAATGTTAAGATTTCAGACAT CGATGTGGACATGTATCGGAAGAACAACGCCATTGCGGTGATGGTTAACGGAGTTGAAATCCCTAACAGCAACCTGCCATACCTGCATCCatcag GTAACATACATATAAGACAGTCAAATGAAGGCATTACTCTCAATGCACCCAGCCATGGTCTTCAGGAGGTCTTCCTTGGCTTCAACGAGCTGAGG GTTAAAGTTGCAGACTGGATGAAAGGAAAGACTTGTGGTGCCTGTGGAACGGCAAGCGGAAATGTCGGAGACGAGTACCGCACACCCAGTGAACAGGTGACCAAGGATGCCATCAGCTACGCCCACTCCTGGGTTCTGTCTTCAAACACCTGCCGTGATCCCTCCG AGTGTTCCATCAAGCAGGAATCTGTGAAGCTGGAGAAGCGGGTGATCTTTGAAGGTGTGGAGTCCAAATGCTACTCTGTTGAGCCCGTGCTGCAGTGCCTGCCCGGCTGTATCCCAGTGAGAACCACTACCGTCAACGTTGGCTTTCACTGCCTGCCCAGTG ACACAACTGTGGACCGTTCTGGTCTGAGCAGCTTCTTTGAGAAGAGCATCGACCTGAGGGATACTGCAGAAGCCCACCTGGCCTGTCGCTGCACTCCTCAGTGTGCTTAA